A genomic window from Labeo rohita strain BAU-BD-2019 chromosome 6, IGBB_LRoh.1.0, whole genome shotgun sequence includes:
- the gpr180 gene encoding integral membrane protein GPR180: MFVYFIVLIVLLFTSRPAAGKTVSGVFRSDAARQNDGQYITRFLYHGENGLMAYRVDNVLLAVQKEARLLLFQGSEGFDNLSCLERVTSAHISINLIKEEQNQTIPHESTPQTWYVMYVDRYTCQGGQMDGALEDVRFQITMMNPDAAGNPLDHFSAEEAGLHSFYFLLILAYFVASCIYVQPLWQALSKGGPMHTVLKVLSTALLLQGTSVLLNYIHMARYARDGVGTPLTGSLAELCDMVAQVQMLYMLLSLCVGWSLSRSRKSQSKPLQWDSSPASTALALAVVIAQGALLIWEQFEDTEHHSFHAHRSVAGWLLMALRVSLALFLASVLYQIISAERSALKRDFYLSFAKGCFLWFLCHPVLVLFSVMLNEHQKEKVVTIGVILCQSISVVVLYRLFLSRSLYWEVSSLSSVTLPLTMSHRSRY, encoded by the exons atgtttGTGTACTTTATCGTTCTCATTGTTCTTTTGTTCACTTCACGTCCTGCAGCAGGGAAAACGGTTTCTGGGGTTTTCAGGAGCGACGCGGCGAGACAAAACGATGGGCAATACATCACCAGATTTCTGTATCACG GTGAGAATGGTCTGATGGCGTATCGTGTGGATAATGTGCTGCTGGCCGTGCAGAAGGAGGCCAGACTGCTGCTGTTTCAGGGCTCGGAGGGTTTTGACAATCTCAGCTGTCTGGAGCGAGTCACATCAGCTCACATCTCCA TTAACCTGATCAAAGAGGAGCAGAACCAGACCATACCGCACGAGTCCACACCGCAGACGTGGTACGTGATGTACGTGGATCGCTACACCTGTCAGGGCGGTCAGATGGACGGCGCGCTAGAAGACGTGCGCTTCCAGATCACCATGATGAACCCAGACGCCGCAGGAAACCCGCTGGATCACTTCAGCGCTGAGGAGGCCG GGCTACACAGTTTCTACTTCCTGCTGATCCTGGCGTATTTCGTGGCGTCGTGCATCTACGTGCAGCCGCTGTGGCAGGCGTTGAGCAAAGGCGGCCCGATGCACACGGTGCTGAAGGTGTTATCCACGGCGCTGCTGCTGCAGGGAACATCAGTGCTGCTCAACTACATACACATGGCCCG GTACGCTCGAGACGGAGTGGGAACGCCGCTGACGGGGAGCCTCGCCGAAC tgtgtgaTATGGTGGCGCAGGTGCAGATGCTGTACATGTTGTTGAGTCTGTGTGTGGGCTGGTCTCTGAGCCGCAGCAGGAAGTCTCAGAGTAAACCGCTGCAGTGGGACTCGTCTCCGGCCTCCACGGCGCTCGCTCTGGCCGTCGTCATCGCTCAG GGGGCGCTGCTGATCTGGGAGCAGTTTGAGGACACGGAGCACCACAGTTTTCACGCTCACCGCAGTGTGGCCGGCTGGCTGCTGATGGCGCTGCGCGTGTCTCTGGCTCTGTTCCTGGCGTCGGTGCTGTATCAGATCATCTCCGCCGAGCGGAGCGCGCTCAAACGAGACTTCTACCTGAGCTTTGCCAAG GGCTGTTTCCTGTGGTTCCTGTGTCATCCGGTGCTGGTCCTGTTCTCTGTGATGCTCAACGAACATCAGAAAGAAAAG GTGGTCACGATCGGCGTGATCCTGTGCCAGTCCATCTCGGTGGTGGTTCTGTACCGCCTCTTCCTGTCGCGCAGTCTGTACTGGGAGGTGTCGTCGCTGTCGTCGGTCACGCTGCCGCTCACCATGAGCCACCGGAGCCGCTACTGA
- the tgm8 gene encoding protein-glutamine gamma-glutamyltransferase 2, with protein sequence MSEKLMNGISASRDQAGVMKLDLQCAKNNTDHHTNEITVERLIIRRGQAFSLILSAARLDQNDIEITVETGPGACEEKGTRSSCSTNPQNGIGAAKRWSVKVLSGSSSSVTLSVLCPSDACVGLYSLNVRSGSCACVSAVTVLFNPWCKDDWVFLPDEAERQEYVMNEQGIVYKGVDEYITNISWDFGQFEDDILNICLKLLDLNPKCLKDALEDYSARCNPIYVSRVVSAMINSDDDKGVLMGKWDGSFIGGVVPSNWSSSVDILRRWFKYDCYPVKFGQCWVFAAVMCTVMRCLGIPCRVVTNFESAHDTDQNLVVDEYFTDYGVRPKLNKDSVWNYHVWVEGWMRRPDLSQDSFYDGWQVLDPTPQERSSGTYCCGPAPVKAVREGHTDVKYDVPFVYGEVNADKVTWLVMANGSKKNILSDTNAVGQNISTKAVGSNNRQDITEQYKHKEGSANERASYNEAVKRVTDLKASETPRPNVQMKVSLEGAPLNGAGIRLKLLLKSDNTKAQDLTLKMSAQVMRYTGNPAADVWNHTADVQLQPKTEQTLPFAVPFAAYGPNLLDNNCIKVSVIATDKSDSKEVYLAEKDVVPHSPTLKVTVSGTPLQDSEMTAEVVFENPLTTPLKNCSMTLTGSGLLKQTEQSNTVELGPGQRITLKVTFKPYKMGPRKLVANFDSCTFRDIKSSVDINVRPFTSRLGFLSFSR encoded by the exons ATGAGTGAGAAGTTGATGAACGGAATCTCTGCCAGCCGAGATCAGG CAGGTGTGATGAAATTGGATTTGCAATGTGCGAAGAACAACACCGATCATCACACCAATGAAATCACGGTGGAGCGTCTGATCATCCGCAGAGGACAAGCCTTCAGTCTGATCCTGAGCGCCGCCCGATTAGATCAGAACGACATCGAGATCACTGTCGAGACGG GTCCCGGTGCGTGTGAAGAGAAGGGCACACGTTCATCCTGTAGCACGAACCCGCAGAACGGCATCGGCGCTGCCAAACGCTGGAGTGTGAAGGTGTTGAGCGGCTCGTCGTCCTCCGTCACCCTGTCCGTCCTGTGTCCATCAGACGCCTGCGTCGGCCTCTACTCTCTGAACGTGAGAAGCGGCTCGTGCGCGTGTGTAAGTGCCGTAACGGTGCTCTTCAACCCCTGGTGCAAAG ATGACTGGGTGTTTCTGCCGGATGAAGCGGAGCGGCAGGAGTACGTCATGAACGAGCAGGGAATCGTGTATAAAGGAGTGGATGAATACATCACCAATATTAGCTGGGACTTTGGTCAG TTTGAGGACGATATCTTGAACATCTGTCTGAAGCTGCTGGATTTGAACCCGAAGTGTTTGAAAGATGCGTTGGAGGATTATTCGGCGCGCTGCAACCCCATCTACGTCAGCCGAGTGGTCAGCGCCATG ATCAACTCAGATGACGATAAGGGAGTGCTGATGGGTAAGTGGGACGGGTCGTTCATCGGAGGCGTGGTTCCGTCCAACTGGAGCAGCAGCGTGGACATTCTGAGACGCTGGTTCAAATACGACTGCTATCCTGTCAAATTCGGACAGTGCTGGGTGTTTGCAGCGGTCATGTGCACCg TGATGAGATGTCTGGGAATCCCGTGTCGCGTCGTCACTAACTTTGAGTCGGCTCACGACACGGATCAGAACCTCGTCGTGGACGAATACTTCACCGACTACGGCGTGAGACCCAAACTGAACAAGGACAGTGTTTG GAATTACCACGTTTGGGTGGAGGGCTGGATGAGGCGTCCTGATCTCTCTCAGGACTCGTTCTACGACGGCTGGCAGGTTCTGGATCCGACGCCGCAGGAGAGGAGCTCAG GTACATACTGCTGCGGTCCAGCGCCGGTCAAGGCCGTCCGGGAGGGTCACACCGACGTCAAATACGACGTGCCCTTTGTGTACGGAGAGGTCAACGCAGACAAAGTCACGTGGCTGGTCATGGCCAACGGCTCCAAGAAGAACATCCTTTCAGACACAAACGCTGTAGGCCAGAATATCAGCACCAAAGCTGTGGGCAGCAACAACAGACAGGACATCACTGAGCAGTACAAACACAAGGAGG GCTCTGCGAATGAGAGAGCGTCGTATAACGAGGCCGTGAAGCGCGTGACGGACCTGAAGGCCAGCGAGACGCCCCGTCCAAACGTGCAGATGAAGGTGAGTCTGGAAGGAGCGCCGCTGAACGGAGCCGGCATCAGACTCAAGCTGCTGCTGAAGAGCGACAACACCAAAGCGCAGGATCTGACGCTGAAGATGAGCGCTCAGGTCATGAGATACACGGGAAACCCGGCGGCCGACGTCTGGAATCACACCGCCGACGTGCAGCTGCAACCCAAAACAG AGCAAACGCTTCCCTTCGCGGTGCCGTTTGCCGCCTACGGACCGAACCTGCTGGACAACAACTGCATCAAAGTGTCTGTGATCGCCACGGATAAGAGCGACTCAAAGGAAGTCTATCTGGCGGAGAAAGACGTGGTTCCTCACAGTCCGACGCTGAAAGTCACC GTGAGCGGGACTCCTCTGCAGGACAGTGAGATGACGGCTGAGGTGGTGTTTGAGAATCCTCTGACCACACCGCTCAAGAACTGCTCCATGACGCTCACCGGCAGCGGCctgctcaaacaaacagagcaatCCAA CACCGTGGAGCTCGGCCCGGGACAGAGGATCACGCTGAAGGTGACGTTCAAGCCCTACAAAATGGGACCAAGGAAGCTGGTGGCCAACTTTGACAGCTGCACCTTCAGAGACATTAAATCTAGTGTGGACATCAACGTGCGACCCTTCACCTCACGCCTGGGATTCCTCAGCTTCAGCAGATAG
- the ccndbp1 gene encoding cyclin-D1-binding protein 1 homolog, with product MSADNSRPDVLLPLRNLCNSVKCSRDRVRDGESNECSGTFSLSNFWEILSEAVKSASQEATKLSVMFSQPPLPSEEGCAKMAESVQKSVLTLSTVYFWLPKSQGVALRKVVRDATTEVLDGLVQLLEVILASPGESLSQEQLMSTGGVWAACDQFNQLPKDNRSAVLSVLTSYVGLVKDALEEMEQALAEAQDPFGDVLDDDDDEGDGRGNQDTYWSESDRQLISQCQGLMKASGASLRKLSSAVRNNGKLDTDENIAQLDDLADAAKEISPSVDDLALSLYPPVDRSAAEMNVCKLACVLKKVLEITRSSHVCAEADVSWVEFLSGAVEHNLEKIGSLLRDS from the exons ATGAGCGCCGATAATTCACGTCCAGATGTTCTGCTGCCGTTACGAAACCTCTGTAACTCCGTGAAATGCAGCAGGGATCGAGTGAGAG ATGGAGAGTCGAATGAATGCAGCGGCACATTCAGTTTGTCAAACTTCTGGGAGATTCTGA GTGAAGCTGTTAAATCAGCATCTCAGGAAGCGACAAAACTCAGTGTGATGTTCTCGCAGCCGCCGCTGCCGTCAGAGGAG GGCTGTGCGAAAATGGCCGAATCTGTTCAGAAGAGCGTGCTGACGTTGTCTACAGTTTACTTTTGGTTACCAAAGAGCCAAG GAGTTGCGCTGAGGAAGGTGGTCAGAGACGCAACGACGGAGGTGCTGGATGGACTCGTTCAGCTGCTGGAGGTCATTCTCGCCTCTCCTGGAGAAAG CCTCTCGCAGGAGCAGCTGATGTCCACTGGAGGCGTCTGGGCCGCGTGTGACCAGTTTAATCAGCTGCCGAAAG ATAACCGCAGTGCCGTGTTGAGTGTCTTGACGTCATATGTTGGTTTGGTGAAAGATGCCTTGGAGGAGATGGAGCAG GCTCTGGCTGAGGCTCAGGATCCGTTCGGGGACGTtttggatgatgatgatgatgaaggagACGGCCGTGGTAATCAGGACACGTACTGGTCAGAGTCGGACCGGCAGCTGATCTCTCAGTGTCAGGGTCTGATGAAGGCGTCTGGAGCGAGTCTGCGCAAACTCTCCTCCGCCGTCAGAAACAACGGCAAACTGGATACGGACGAGAACATCGCGCAGCTGGACGACCTCGCAGACGCAGCTAAAGAAATCAGTCCAAG CGTTGACGACCTCGCCCTCAGTCTCTACCCCCCCGTGGACCGGTCGGCCGCCGAGATGAAC GTGTGTAAACTGGCGTGTGTGCTGAAGAAAGTGCTGGAGATCACCAG GTCCAGTCATGTCTGTGCGGAGGCTGATGTTTCCTGGGTGGAGTTTCTGAGCGGCGCCGTCGAACACAACCTGGAGAAGATCGGATCGCTGCTGCGCGACTCGTAG
- the pck1 gene encoding phosphoenolpyruvate carboxykinase, cytosolic [GTP] translates to MPPQLQSQNQPSTRVLQGDLASLSASLREFIENSVNLCQPDALHICDGSDEENRSILRLLEEQGVIKRLSKYNNCWLARTDPRDVARVESKTVIVTPERRDTVPSPQNGGVSQLGRWMSPEEWDKAMNLRFPGCMKGRVMYVIPFSMGPVGSPLSKTGVELTDSPYVVASMRIMTRMGKAVLNALGNGEFVKCLHSVGCPLPLKKPLVNNWPCNPDLTLIAHIPDQRKIVSFGSGYGGNSLLGKKCFALRIASRIAKEEGWLAEHMLILGITNPAGQKKYFAAAFPSACGKTNLAMMNPSLPGWKVECVGDDIAWMKFDKEGNLRAINPENGFFGVAPGTSTKTNPNAMATIQQNTIFTNVAETSDGGVYWEGMDEDLPDGVTLTSWKNRPWTPEDGEPCAHPNSRFCTPAAQCPIIDPQWESPEGVPIEAVIFGGRRPQGVPLVYEAFDWAHGVFVGAAMRSEATAAAEHKGKVIMHDPFAMRPFFGYNFGQYLSHWLSMEQRPDAKLPKIFHVNWFRKSSSGRFLWPGYGENVRVLEWMFGRIDGEAGATPTAVGYVPSAAALNLRGLPADLALRELFGISADFWTREVEDIRAYFRREVNDDLPTEMERQLELLEQRVRQL, encoded by the exons ATGCCTCCTCAGCTGCAGTCTCAGAACCAGCCCAGCACTCGCGTCCTGCAGGGAGATCTGGCGTCTCTGAGCGCGTCCCTGCGGGAGTTCATCGAGAACAGCGTGAACCTGTGTCAGCCGGACGCCCTGCACATCTGCGACGGCTCCGACGAGGAGAACCGCTCCATCCTGCGTCTCCTGGAGGAGCAGGGAGTCATCAAGAGACTCAGCAAATACAACAACTG CTGGCTGGCGCGTACAGACCCACGGGATGTGGCTCGTGTGGAGAGTAAGACGGTGATTGTGACACCAGAGCGGAGAGACACGGTTCCCTCTCCACAAAACGGTGGCGTCAGTCAGCTCGGACGCTGGATGTCCCCAGAGGAATGGGACAAAGCCATGAACCTGCGCTTCCCGGGATGCATGAAAG gtcgTGTGATGTACGTGATCCCGTTCAGCATGGGTCCCGTGGGCTCTCCGCTCTCCAAGACTGGTGTGGAGCTGACCGACTCTCCGTATGTGGTGGCCAGCATGAGGATCATGACCCGCATGGGCAAAGCTGTGCTGAACGCATTGGGGAACGGAGAGTTCGTGAAGTGCCTGCACTCCGTCGGCTGCCCGCTGCCGCTCAAGA AGCCGCTGGTGAACAACTGGCCGTGTAACCCGGATCTCACCCTCATCGCTCACATCCCCGACCAGAGGAAGATCGTGTCGTTCGGCAGCGGATACGGCGGAAACTCGCTGCTGGGAAAGAAGTGCTTCGCTCTCCGTATCGCGTCCCGCATCGCTAAAGAGGAGGGCTGGCTGGCAGAACACATGCTG ATTCTGGGCATCACTAATCCGGCGGGACAGAAGAAATATTTCGCGGCGGCGTTCCCGAGCGCCTGCGGAAAGACCAACCTGGCCATGATGAACCCGTCGCTGCCGGGTTGGAAGGTGGAGTGTGTCGGAGACGACATCGCCTGGATGAAGTTTGACAAAGAAG GCAATCTCAGAGCCATCAACCCAGAGAACGGTTTCTTCGGTGTGGCGCCGGGAACCTCCACCAAGACCAACCCGAACGCCATGGCCACCATCCAGCAGAACACCATCTTCACCAACGTGGCCGAGACCAGCGACGGCGGCGTTTACTGGGAGGGCATGGATGAGGATCTGCCGGACGGCGTGACGCTGACGTCCTGGAAGAACCGGCCGTGGACGCCGGAGGACG GTGAACCGTGCGCTCATCCCAACTCACGCTTCTGCACGCCGGCCGCTCAGTGTCCCATCATCGACCCGCAGTGGGAGTCTCCCGAAGGCGTCCCCATCGAGGCGGTGATCTTCGGCGGTCGGCGGCCCCAGGGCGTCCCGTTGGTGTACGAGGCCTTCGACTGGGCTCACGGAGTGTTTGTGGGAGCCGCGATGAGATCTGAAGCCACGGCGGCCGCTGAACACAAAG ggAAAGTGATCATGCACGACCCGTTCGCCATGCGTCCGTTCTTCGGCTATAACTTCGGTCAGTATCTGTCTCACTGGTTGAGTATGGAGCAGCGTCCCGACGCCAAACTGCCCAAGATCTTCCACGTCAACTGGTTCCGCAAGAGCTCGTCCGGCCGCTTCCTGTGGCCCGGATACGGCGAGAACGTCCGCGTGCTGGAGTGGATGTTCGGCAGGATCGACGGCGAGGCCGGCGCGACGCCCACCGCGGTCGGGTACGTCCCCTCCGCCGCCGCCCTGAACCTCCGCGGCCTGCCGGCAGACCTGGCCCTCCGCGAGCTCTTCGGCATCTCAGCTGACTTCTGGACGCGGGAGGTGGAGGACATCAGAGCGTACTTCCGGCGCGAGGTGAACGACGACCTGCCCACAGAGATGGAGAGACAGCTGGAGCTGCTGGAGCAGAGAGTCAGACAGCTGTGA
- the LOC127166749 gene encoding dTDP-D-glucose 4,6-dehydratase-like — MSCSVLVTGGAGFIGSHLISALAVRFPHWRIINVDNLQYCSSLKNLRSVEGSSTYTFIPGDVCDPFFIKHLFATEKIDVVFHCAAETHVENSFLCPSRFMRVNADGTGVLIRAAFEARVQRFIYVSTDEVYGDSLEQPFDELSPKRPTNPYSASKAAAENIVMSYWKKHKFPVLITRSSNVYGPRQHHEKVIPRFLSLIQRDQKCTIQGSGLQSRHFLYVSDVTDAFLTLLEKGILGEIYNIGSSFEIPIVQLARELVKMKVENVSEEALDDWMEFVEDRPVTELRYPMISDKLHTLGWRQKVTWKEGIRRTIQWYEENPDYWPLISENRDESPA; from the exons ATGAGCTGCAGTGTGTTGGTGACCGGAGGAGCGGGATTCAT CGGATCTCATTTGATCAGTGCTCTGGCCGTGAGATTCCCACACTGGAGAATCATCAACGTTGATAAT CTGCAGTACTGCTCCAGTCTGAAGAACCTGCGGTCTGTGGAAGGCAGCAGCACCTACACCTTCATCCCG GGCGATGTTTGTGATCCATTTTTCATTAAGCATCTCTTTGCAACGGAGAAGATTGATGTAGTGTTTCACTGCGCTGCTGAAACTCATGTGG AGAACTCGTTCCTGTGTCCGTCACGCTTCATGCGTGTGAATGCGGACGGCACCGGCGTGTTGATCAGAGCGGCGTTTGAGGCGCGAGTGCAGCGGTTCATCTACGTCAGCACTGATGAGGTGTACGGAGACAGTCTGGAGCAG CCGTTTGATGAACTGAGTCCAAAAAGACCCACCAATCCGTACTCGGCTTCAAAAGCTGCAGCAGAAAACATTGTGATGTCGTACTGGAAGAAGCACAAG TTTCCTGTTCTGATCACGAGGAGCAGTAACGTTTATGGACCACGGCAGCATCACGAGAAG GTCATTCCCAGATTCCTGTCGCTCATCCAGCGGGATCAGAAGTG CACTATCCAGGGTTCAGGCCTGCAGTCCAGACACTTCCTGTACGTCAGCGACGTCACGGACGCCTTCCTGACGCTGTTGGAGAAGGGCATTCTGGGAGAGATTTACAACATCGGGAGCAGCTTTGAGATTCCCATCGTTCAGCTCGCCAGAGAACTAGTGAAGATG AAAGTCGAGAACGTCTCAGAGGAAGCGCTGGATGACTGGATGGAGTTTGTTGAAGATCG TCCGGTGACGGAGCTCCGCTATCCCATGATATCAGACAAACTGCACACACTCGGCTGGAGACAGAAAGTAACCTGGAAGGAGGGAATCAGACGCACCA TACAGTGGTATGAAGAGAATCCAGACTACTGGCCGTTAATCAGTGAGAATCGAGACGAATCGCCGGCGTGA